A segment of the Echinicola strongylocentroti genome:
GCGATGTGCCTACACTATGGCCAGACAGTTTTTGAGGGACTCAAAGCATACCGGCAAGTGGATGATGGTGTCAGTATATTTCGGCTGGACCGCCATCACGAGCGGATCAATCAGTCCTTGCGTAGGATGGCCATGCCAGAAGTGCCCAAGGAGCTTTTTGAGAATGGAATCAAGGAATTGGTGGAGGTGGAGCAAGACTGGATCAAGGAAGGAGAGGGAAATTCCCTTTATATCCGGCCTTTTGTCATTGCTACAGAAGAGCGATTGGGTGTAAGCATTTCCACAGATTATTTATTTGTGGTGGTGTGTACCCCGATGGCAGCGTATTATGCAAGGCCGCTAAAGGTCAAAGTGGAAAGGCACTATACCCGTGCCACCTCAGGAGGTGTAGGAGCAGCCAAAAATGGCGGGAATTATGGCGCAGCCTATTACCCGGCAAAGCTGGCCCAGCAAGAGGGATTTGATCAGGTGATCTGGACGGACAGTCGTGACCATGAATATGTGGAAGAATCAGGGACGATGAATTTGATGTTCATCATCGATGGTGTGCTGCTGACTCCACCAGCTGGAGAAACGATTTTGGCAGGTGTGACGAGGGATTCCTTATTGCATATCGCGAGGGATTTGGGCTGGCAAGTAGAAGAAAGACCGATCAGCTTGTTGGAGCTGCAAGAAGCTTTTGAAGCAGGGAAGAAAGTGGAGGCCTTTGGTGGAGGCACGGCAGCCGTGGTGGCGCCTCT
Coding sequences within it:
- a CDS encoding branched-chain amino acid aminotransferase, which translates into the protein MEIKKQLTSQRSIEQFNFDQFQFGVEATDHMLVAKYSEGEWHSAAIQPYEKLTLSPLAMCLHYGQTVFEGLKAYRQVDDGVSIFRLDRHHERINQSLRRMAMPEVPKELFENGIKELVEVEQDWIKEGEGNSLYIRPFVIATEERLGVSISTDYLFVVVCTPMAAYYARPLKVKVERHYTRATSGGVGAAKNGGNYGAAYYPAKLAQQEGFDQVIWTDSRDHEYVEESGTMNLMFIIDGVLLTPPAGETILAGVTRDSLLHIARDLGWQVEERPISLLELQEAFEAGKKVEAFGGGTAAVVAPLELIHLEGKDYRPYVADDAQMFQLKQKLTAIRSGKEKDPYAWNLVLEKALTR